DNA from Thermodesulfobacteriota bacterium:
ATTCATTTGTGATCAAACTTTCCCAATCTAAAGACAACAGAAGTAAAGAATATGAAGTTGAGGCATATAAGAGAGAAATAAACTTTTATGAGCAAATAGCTCCAAGTCTTCCTATGAGGCTCCCAAAATTATATTATTCCAACCATAAAAATTTGATGATTCTCGAAGATTTAAGCTTTCTAAAGCCTGGAGATCAGCTTGAAGGAATTGACAACGAAAAAAAGTTCATAACCTTAGAGGCATTAGCCAAGCTGCATGCAGCTTATTGGAATAGAAATGAGCTGAACCAATACGAGTGGTTGCCTGACACCAATAATGTAGAAAAGGATTTTGATAACAACTGGGATTCTTTTGTAGATCTTTGTGGATATTTTATTGACCCAAAAGCGCTTAGAATTGGCGAGAAGCTAAAGGGTAATACACGCTGGTTGATTCAGGAAATTTCAAAAAAGCCACAAACACTTGCTCATGATGACATGAAGCTCGACAATCTACTCTTTGGAGAGCCAAAAACGAGCGAAGCAGTTGTGATATTAGATTGGCAGTTTGTGATAAAAAGTATGGGAACAATAGATGTTGCAAGATTCATAGGCGGGGGACTAAACCCTGATCAAAGAGCCGGGCATCAAATTGAATATCTTAGATTTTGGTATGACAAGCTTGTTGAAAATGGAGTAAGCAATTATAGCTGGGAAGATGCTCAGGGAGACTTTCAATTGGCAGCGCTATATTGTTTGTTGTTCCCTGTGAAGTTCCATAAAGGCATTTCAAGTGCCAAGGGTAGGGCACTTGAGTATATCCAGTCCCTATACAGCGGACTCTTTTTGCTGGCTGAAGAAGTTGATGCAGGATCTATGCTGAAATGATTTCTGAAAATATATTCATGCGAAAATTCTAAGAAATGTTTCTCAGTACATGTTGTAAAGCCAATACATTGTTTTTCCAAGCCTCAAAATCTTCGGATTCTTTCCATAACCTAAATAGTTCAGAATCATCATTAAGAATAAGATCTATTACGTTACTAGCTTTAGCCGGTAAATTCCCTATATCTAGATTTTTATTATCATTAATCCATTTTTGTGCATTCTCAGGCAATTCTCCACGAGAACTTCCTGATAAACCGGCAATAACTTCAGATGCGGCAAGAGCCACGCTAGCATCCCATGATTCAATCTCTTCATCAACTTCAAGTGCCTCTTTCAACAGTCTAATATCTGAGCTTTGTGCTAAATCATGCAGCCAATCTAATGCATCGTCATTTTCAAATGTCGTAATACCCCAAGTGCCCATAATATTGTCTTCCTTAAATGCCATGCACAAGTGTCTTTTATCATAATCTATATACTATCTTTTCAATCAAAGCAAGAATAATAATATATTTAGTAAATCTATATATCTGTACATGAATATCTTGATTATATATTTATTATATTGTACAATCGTTCAATAACTCTTGGGTCGAGTTATTAGGGACTTAGCCCCAATACCAAACATTTAGAACTTAGAAAGGAGATATAAAATGGGTCCGATATATAGAAACAGCCATATAGGCTTGTGCTCGAATGTGATTTCACATCTGCTTATTATAATTGCAGCATGTATGATGATTATTGCTTATAGTTTTCAGGAATCATCCATTGCTAGTGAAGAAGGAATCAGTTTTGAATTTTGTAATACGTTATCTACTTCGATAATCGCTACTGATGGAGGCTTAGTAGATATTGCCAGTATTGACCGTTCGGAGATCTCAAGAGTGCTTATTGATAATGGAACTGTCGAAGACGTGGCTTCTGATTTAGAAAGTGTCTGTGGTTATAGCTCTGTTATTATTTTTGATCCTAATATTTCTCAAAAAGCTCATCTTACAGAACCAATAAATGTATTGCCAAATTCGATACTCGGTGCATGTAGCAGTAACATTGTAATGGTTGAAGTTATTCAAGATCATAAATGTACTGATTTCATAGTTCCTATGTGTGGTGAAAATAGAATTAATCCTTGGACTGATATTCGAGTCAATCCTTGGACCGACTTAAGAGTAAACCCATGGACAGATCTCCGAATCAATCCTTGGACTGATTTACGGAATATGTGTGCTGATGATAGAGGATTTGTATGGAGTGATGTACGAATAAACCCTTGGACAGATGTTAGGATTAATCCCTGGACTGATTTGAGAATAAACCCGTGGACTGACTCAAGAGGTTTTGTTTGGAGTGATTAACTATCTTGGGGAATTTATGTTCCCTTAGTTATAAGATGGCAAAGTTATTTTGATTTGTTGAATAGTTTTTAGAAACTGGCGCGCCCGGAGGGAGTCGAACCCCCAACCTCTTGATCCGTAGTCAAGCACTCTGTCCAGTTGAGCTACGGGCGCACACTGGGCTAATTAGTTTACTGAAAATCAGATTCACATCAATATGTCAGAGTTTTTTTATACGTGATATTTTCCTATTGCGTACTTACTTAATTCATATATCATATAGTCCAAATCATGAATAGTCTCGAAGCCAAACTAGACCGGGAAGTTATCGCCTACCTTACCAAAGTTGAAGATATGCCAGAAGTAAAGTCTCTCATCTCAGGAGACATTTCAAAAGGTGTCTATATTAAATTTCTTAAGACTTTTTATATTCTTGAAGATATAAGTCAAAGAGCAGTAAATTTAGCAAGCCAGATGACCAAAGAGGCTAATCCTTATCTTAGTAAGAGGTTTGATGTATGTGCAAAAGGGGAGCTTGGTCATGCTGAGATTGCGCTTGAGGACCTTAACAATTTAGGAGTTAAAAATGTTGAGTTGTCTGATGTCCCCATGGCATCAGATTACGACGATATGCTTCAGGACTGCGCCCGAGAGTTTCCGCTCGGAGTGTTGGGTCACTCGTATTTATTTGAAAACACTTCTGGAGCAATGTTCCCAAAACATAGACCAATTGATTATCCATCTCGATTTGTAGAGATCCATGCTAAAGAAGATCCTGGGCATTCAATAGCTATTAAAAGAACCATTAGACATATCGAGAATGATTTGTCTGAAAATGACGAAGCTAGAATCCTATCTTTTGCCAACCAAAGTGGACAATTCCTCTTAAAAGTATTTGATACAATCACAATTTAAAACCAGACAAAATTAGATCAATTCGCTGTACAAATGCATAACTATGTCTAACTACAATTGGTTTGTGGCGGAGAGGGAGGGATTCGAACCCTCGAAGGAGAATAACCCCCTTACTCGCTTAGCAGGCGAGCGCCTTCGACCACTCGGCCACCTCTCCAGATAGGTTTTTATTTAAGGGGATTGATTATACCAGTATGAGTAAAAAATATCTAACTCTTATCTTATTTCAAACTCCATATTATTGTAAGGCAAGAGGAGAAAAACATATCCCACCTTGCTTGAGACCCCGTAATCTTAATTAATAATATTGCGCAAGGTGGGATATGATCACACTTCAGGAGGCTTGCTTTAATTCAAAATACGTAGCAGCATTTCCGGGTTCGGGAACTAAAAGTCCCTCTTGTTTTAAGCCTTCAAGGTGGAGCTTGACGGCTCCCATCATAAGTTCCTTGGTTTCTTCTACTGTGTCGCCTACTACTACGCAACCGGGCAAGTCTGGGCTATAAGCGGAGTAGCAGTTAGAAGACTCCTCGATGGTAAATTCGTATTGTTCCTTTCCTATAATTTCTTGTGTTTCAAAACATTGATTGATTGAGTGAAATAATGCACCTTCTGCTAGTTCTTTGTCCATCCTACAATTAATTGTGAGTCTGCTTCTTTGGCTTCTTAGTTTGAATTGTCTGTGGCATCCGGAAATTCGAACAAGATACCAGCCCTTATTCTCAACTAAAAACTTTATCATCTCTCTCACTCTCATTTTGCCATCCTCTTTGTAATTCAGTCTCCTCTTCACCCATTTTTAATCTTTTTCGTACATAAGAACATTATCAAATGGAGGCCCTGTC
Protein-coding regions in this window:
- a CDS encoding oxidoreductase family protein, which codes for MSNKDPENIADVTIDWLSERLAESSLLSRSYITKFYIEDIAEGRAWLSSVVRVKLEYDSNPDELPYSFVIKLSQSKDNRSKEYEVEAYKREINFYEQIAPSLPMRLPKLYYSNHKNLMILEDLSFLKPGDQLEGIDNEKKFITLEALAKLHAAYWNRNELNQYEWLPDTNNVEKDFDNNWDSFVDLCGYFIDPKALRIGEKLKGNTRWLIQEISKKPQTLAHDDMKLDNLLFGEPKTSEAVVILDWQFVIKSMGTIDVARFIGGGLNPDQRAGHQIEYLRFWYDKLVENGVSNYSWEDAQGDFQLAALYCLLFPVKFHKGISSAKGRALEYIQSLYSGLFLLAEEVDAGSMLK
- a CDS encoding DUF4259 domain-containing protein is translated as MAFKEDNIMGTWGITTFENDDALDWLHDLAQSSDIRLLKEALEVDEEIESWDASVALAASEVIAGLSGSSRGELPENAQKWINDNKNLDIGNLPAKASNVIDLILNDDSELFRLWKESEDFEAWKNNVLALQHVLRNIS
- a CDS encoding type II toxin-antitoxin system HicB family antitoxin, which translates into the protein MRVREMIKFLVENKGWYLVRISGCHRQFKLRSQRSRLTINCRMDKELAEGALFHSINQCFETQEIIGKEQYEFTIEESSNCYSAYSPDLPGCVVVGDTVEETKELMMGAVKLHLEGLKQEGLLVPEPGNAATYFELKQAS